A portion of the Paenibacillus marchantiae genome contains these proteins:
- a CDS encoding DUF58 domain-containing protein codes for MTALGQRMLGAVLVVAFASLYVWHGGKAALFLSIIAALMLASALIIHFFGPRNINIRRQMHANRVVAGERTRVAVELKFDCPIPLLWIILCENTPAGVHRKLLFPGTRRQFTYQYELSGLRRGVYRWESGRLYWGDVFGWNTVSAETVNHTSLIVVPQATEWGESNPGEYSAVGEDALSERRSSQGNRSPEFREYQQGDPLGRVHWKSTAKTGRLQTFLPETSDSVSLGILVYEGASGYEMRQSEKRDMPAFERAVRAAARWVHTAERDNIPYQVWTEGGGSGSALQEKWKQELLHSPENHALDKLAQARIATAQVVPPSLRTEMLDRMAIGSRIVVLTGKMDEALVEWVMCAIGLGYRVEVQLTEFMAGEDPSPISRAESLNSNMAQNRGTQGDATSDTTVVSETAQSIATDRTIRNMGNESLEQLRQSGVQIHWITDSSLPSMRKAEVTDVGA; via the coding sequence ATGACTGCGCTGGGTCAACGAATGTTGGGTGCTGTCCTGGTCGTGGCTTTTGCCTCTTTATATGTATGGCATGGCGGCAAAGCCGCGCTATTTCTGTCCATTATAGCGGCCTTGATGCTCGCAAGCGCACTGATTATCCATTTTTTCGGTCCGCGCAATATTAACATTCGGCGGCAAATGCATGCGAATCGGGTTGTGGCAGGTGAAAGAACGCGGGTGGCCGTGGAGCTGAAATTCGACTGCCCGATTCCACTGTTATGGATCATTCTGTGTGAGAATACACCTGCCGGTGTACATCGTAAATTACTATTTCCGGGAACCCGTCGCCAGTTTACGTATCAATATGAATTATCTGGTTTGCGCAGAGGTGTGTACAGATGGGAATCAGGCAGATTGTACTGGGGTGATGTTTTCGGATGGAATACGGTCTCCGCAGAGACTGTGAATCATACCTCGCTAATTGTTGTTCCCCAAGCTACGGAATGGGGTGAGAGTAATCCTGGAGAATACTCGGCCGTGGGGGAAGATGCCCTGTCTGAGCGAAGAAGCAGTCAGGGGAATCGCAGTCCTGAGTTCCGGGAATATCAGCAAGGAGACCCACTGGGGCGTGTTCATTGGAAAAGCACAGCCAAAACGGGTCGACTTCAGACTTTTTTGCCGGAAACCTCCGATTCTGTCTCGCTGGGTATACTGGTGTATGAAGGTGCATCGGGTTATGAAATGCGGCAGTCAGAGAAGAGGGATATGCCTGCTTTTGAACGTGCGGTCCGTGCAGCTGCTCGTTGGGTTCATACCGCTGAACGGGACAACATTCCTTATCAAGTGTGGACGGAAGGCGGTGGGTCAGGATCTGCTCTTCAGGAGAAATGGAAACAAGAACTCCTGCACTCTCCTGAAAACCATGCGTTAGACAAGCTGGCGCAGGCACGAATTGCCACGGCTCAAGTTGTACCTCCTTCGCTTCGCACAGAGATGTTGGATAGAATGGCCATCGGGTCACGAATTGTGGTTCTCACGGGTAAAATGGACGAAGCTCTTGTGGAGTGGGTAATGTGTGCAATCGGGTTGGGATACAGGGTAGAGGTTCAGTTAACGGAGTTCATGGCTGGAGAAGATCCATCACCTATATCGCGAGCGGAATCCCTCAACAGCAATATGGCTCAGAATCGAGGAACTCAAGGCGATGCGACTTCTGATACCACTGTAGTTTCAGAAACAGCACAGTCCATTGCAACAGATCGAACCATTCGTAACATGGGCAATGAAAGTCTGGAACAGCTTCGTCAAAGTGGAGTACAGATCCATTGGATCACAGACAGCTCTTTACCTTCAATGAGAAAGGCGGAGGTAACGGATGTGGGAGCATAA
- a CDS encoding DUF4129 domain-containing transglutaminase family protein: protein MWEHNGNPQVNSTVADRGHTASLGLESVHSIYKGETRTSGVDLKSHGQNSEPLLYRIGLSAILLILSLEWIYPVTSTGQQGSERFLSVMAGLTGTLLLAGLLRTGWITGILIRLLIALAALCCMYGGNDPAGWAVTYPATLSEDMGSFMSTWRVHSISVETRGLLMMCGWSMLMASVQSLVLLRRSVMLFGSATLVYLLLLESFAGLDVYASVIRSVLWILLIQAMLQLLRLNGGVTTPIFKQSPYGRWCTVTLAVSAGMVFFSAIPGQLASIPPPERISLEQMGERLARWAGYTQHGSIPATTAVTGYSTADAPMGAPLVQGDTIFFTAKSPEATYWRGETRSYYNGSTWSDPVQSFETASPSGLVRTDGWEYPAYWQRIRQTVTMKREWRGPNPLFTGGMPLNLSFQDKNRDNQKNKRLLLSNEDSATLWLAATYDNQSVKSYTADIMIPVATPEQLRLLGKKSNMKDPAAIRRTYLQLPTTLPGRVQALAKEIIQGSESRSDAVQAVKSYLADHAEYTLDTRMPPRGTDFVDDFLFVTRQGYCNHFSTAMIVLLRAEGIPARWVKGFGPGEADADVSGQYIVTQGDAHSWVEVYFPGAGWMPFEATPGFTMTQGEGQDAAALSGQQPVAVTPPQTDGGVAHAGAWLLARARAIAAHPWLAAALAAAALLCAAGAIRMRRLRPALRLRLLLAWPRSSFPDRERLLSAAAPVWTALARRYGPRPPGMTLREYAASPAVAAGTDGADIARFAADWERLLYGPDRPLRADSLDFLRRALQLALRMQAL from the coding sequence ATGTGGGAGCATAATGGAAACCCTCAAGTGAACTCCACTGTAGCTGACAGGGGGCATACCGCCAGTTTGGGATTAGAGTCTGTGCATTCCATATATAAAGGGGAAACCAGGACATCTGGAGTAGATTTGAAGAGTCATGGCCAAAATTCGGAGCCTCTCCTTTACAGAATCGGTCTTTCTGCCATTTTGCTTATATTGTCCCTGGAGTGGATTTATCCGGTTACGTCAACGGGTCAGCAGGGCAGTGAACGATTCTTGTCCGTGATGGCAGGATTAACAGGAACCTTGCTGCTCGCGGGGTTGCTTCGTACCGGCTGGATCACGGGAATACTGATTAGACTCCTCATTGCTCTAGCCGCATTATGTTGTATGTATGGAGGTAATGACCCTGCTGGATGGGCTGTTACATATCCGGCCACTCTTTCTGAGGATATGGGCAGTTTCATGAGTACCTGGCGTGTTCACTCGATTAGTGTGGAGACAAGAGGTCTGCTCATGATGTGCGGTTGGAGCATGCTGATGGCTTCCGTGCAGTCCCTTGTACTGCTGCGACGAAGTGTGATGCTTTTTGGCAGTGCAACATTGGTCTATTTGCTGCTGCTTGAATCCTTTGCCGGACTGGATGTATATGCTTCGGTGATACGTTCTGTGCTGTGGATTCTACTCATCCAGGCCATGTTACAGTTGCTTCGCCTTAATGGCGGGGTCACCACACCGATCTTTAAGCAGAGTCCTTATGGCCGTTGGTGCACGGTAACGCTTGCGGTGTCTGCAGGTATGGTATTTTTCTCAGCTATTCCTGGTCAACTTGCTTCCATTCCTCCACCGGAACGTATATCCCTTGAGCAGATGGGTGAACGGCTGGCCCGCTGGGCAGGCTATACACAGCACGGAAGTATTCCTGCCACAACCGCCGTCACAGGATATAGTACAGCGGATGCACCAATGGGCGCACCTTTGGTGCAGGGAGACACGATCTTTTTTACGGCGAAAAGTCCGGAAGCTACGTATTGGCGGGGCGAGACCCGTTCATATTATAACGGAAGCACCTGGAGTGATCCTGTGCAGAGCTTTGAGACGGCAAGTCCATCTGGATTGGTGCGTACCGATGGTTGGGAGTATCCAGCCTATTGGCAACGTATTCGTCAAACGGTAACGATGAAGCGAGAATGGAGAGGACCCAATCCCCTCTTTACAGGTGGAATGCCACTCAATCTTTCGTTCCAGGATAAGAACAGGGATAATCAGAAGAATAAACGTTTATTACTATCAAATGAAGATTCCGCCACGTTATGGCTGGCGGCTACCTATGACAATCAATCTGTCAAAAGTTATACGGCAGACATCATGATTCCCGTGGCAACACCTGAACAACTACGCCTTCTGGGAAAGAAGTCCAATATGAAAGATCCGGCGGCAATTCGCAGAACGTATTTGCAGCTACCAACTACGCTTCCCGGACGTGTGCAGGCTCTTGCGAAGGAAATCATTCAGGGAAGTGAGAGTCGTTCTGATGCCGTGCAAGCCGTAAAGTCGTATCTTGCGGACCACGCCGAATATACACTGGATACCCGTATGCCACCACGCGGAACCGATTTTGTGGACGATTTCCTATTCGTTACGCGACAGGGATATTGCAATCATTTCTCGACAGCTATGATTGTGCTGCTGCGTGCAGAGGGTATTCCAGCACGTTGGGTTAAGGGATTCGGGCCCGGGGAGGCCGATGCGGACGTCTCCGGGCAATACATTGTGACCCAAGGAGATGCACACTCCTGGGTAGAAGTGTATTTTCCAGGTGCGGGCTGGATGCCGTTTGAGGCTACGCCGGGCTTCACCATGACGCAGGGTGAAGGCCAAGATGCCGCTGCGCTCAGCGGGCAGCAGCCCGTTGCCGTAACCCCGCCGCAGACGGACGGCGGGGTAGCTCACGCGGGCGCATGGCTGCTCGCCCGCGCACGGGCCATTGCCGCGCACCCATGGCTCGCGGCAGCCCTTGCGGCAGCGGCGCTGCTGTGCGCCGCCGGGGCCATCCGCATGCGGCGGCTTCGCCCCGCGCTGCGGCTAAGGCTGCTGCTGGCGTGGCCGCGCAGCAGCTTTCCGGACCGCGAGCGGCTGCTCAGCGCCGCCGCTCCGGTCTGGACCGCGCTCGCGCGCCGCTACGGCCCGCGGCCGCCGGGAATGACGCTGCGTGAATATGCAGCGTCACCCGCCGTAGCCGCGGGCACGGACGGCGCGGACATCGCGCGGTTCGCAGCCGACTGGGAACGGCTGCTGTACGGGCCGGACCGTCCGCTGCGCGCGGACAGTCTGGACTTCCTGCGCCGGGCACTTCAACTGGCCCTGCGCATGCAGGCGCTGTAA
- the guaA gene encoding glutamine-hydrolyzing GMP synthase, with translation MNKQNEIVVVLDFGGQYNQLIARRIRDLGVYSELLPYNTPAEKIAELSPKGIVFSGGPSSVYAENAPHVDPAVYDLGVPIFGICYGMQLMAQQLDGKVERSEKREYGKADIEFAPGSALAQGIEGEHTVWMSHGDHVVALPAGFKLDAGTESAPIAAMSNDERKLYAVQFHPEVRHSVRGNEMIKNFLYEICGCEGNWSMETFIEDTIKDIREKVGDGKVLCALSGGVDSSVVAALLHKAIGDQLTCMFIDHGLLRKGEAESVMETFVGKFDMKVVKIDAQERFLSKLAGVDDPEQKRKIIGNEFIYVFDEESKQFDDFAFLAQGTLYTDIVESGTATAQTIKSHHNVGGLPEDMNFKLIEPLSALFKDEVRKVGEECGLPEAIVWRQPFPGPGLAIRVLGEVTEDKLKIVRDSDYILREEIAKAGLDREIWQYFTALPNMKSVGVMGDARTYSYTVGIRAVTSIDGMTADWARIPWDVLEKISVRIVNEVDNVNRIVYDVTSKPPATIEWE, from the coding sequence ATGAATAAGCAAAATGAAATAGTGGTTGTCCTTGACTTTGGGGGCCAATACAACCAGTTAATCGCCAGAAGAATCCGGGATCTGGGCGTATACAGCGAGCTTTTGCCGTATAACACACCGGCGGAGAAAATCGCAGAATTATCACCAAAAGGAATCGTATTCTCGGGCGGACCATCTAGCGTTTATGCAGAAAATGCACCACACGTAGATCCGGCCGTTTATGATCTGGGAGTGCCAATCTTCGGAATTTGTTACGGCATGCAGCTTATGGCGCAACAGCTTGATGGTAAAGTGGAGCGTTCCGAGAAGCGTGAGTACGGTAAAGCGGATATCGAGTTTGCACCAGGTTCTGCTCTTGCACAAGGTATCGAAGGTGAACATACGGTATGGATGAGTCATGGTGACCACGTGGTTGCTCTTCCTGCTGGATTCAAACTGGATGCAGGCACGGAAAGTGCGCCAATCGCAGCGATGAGCAACGATGAGCGCAAATTGTATGCTGTTCAGTTCCATCCAGAAGTACGTCACTCTGTTCGCGGTAATGAAATGATCAAAAACTTCCTGTACGAAATCTGTGGTTGCGAAGGCAACTGGAGCATGGAGACGTTTATCGAAGATACGATCAAGGATATCCGTGAAAAAGTGGGCGATGGTAAAGTATTGTGCGCACTTAGCGGCGGTGTAGATTCTTCCGTTGTTGCTGCATTGCTTCACAAAGCCATCGGTGACCAACTGACATGTATGTTTATCGACCATGGTCTGCTGCGTAAAGGCGAAGCGGAGAGCGTAATGGAGACGTTCGTCGGCAAATTCGACATGAAAGTTGTCAAAATCGATGCACAAGAGCGTTTCCTGTCCAAACTGGCAGGCGTGGATGATCCGGAACAAAAACGTAAAATTATCGGTAACGAGTTTATTTACGTATTTGACGAAGAATCCAAGCAGTTTGATGATTTTGCATTCCTGGCGCAAGGTACACTGTACACGGATATCGTGGAAAGTGGCACAGCGACAGCTCAAACTATCAAATCCCACCACAATGTGGGCGGATTGCCTGAGGACATGAACTTCAAGCTGATCGAACCACTGAGTGCCTTGTTCAAAGACGAAGTGCGTAAAGTCGGCGAAGAGTGCGGTTTGCCAGAAGCAATTGTATGGCGTCAGCCATTCCCAGGTCCGGGTCTTGCTATCCGTGTACTGGGCGAAGTAACGGAGGACAAGCTCAAAATCGTTCGTGATTCGGACTACATCCTGCGCGAGGAGATTGCCAAAGCCGGTCTTGACCGCGAAATCTGGCAATACTTTACGGCCCTGCCTAACATGAAGAGTGTTGGGGTTATGGGTGATGCGCGTACGTATTCCTATACTGTAGGTATCCGTGCTGTAACATCCATCGATGGTATGACAGCTGACTGGGCACGTATCCCTTGGGACGTATTGGAGAAAATCTCCGTGCGGATCGTTAACGAAGTGGATAACGTAAACCGTATCGTGTATGACGTAACTTCCAAACCGCCAGCAACGATTGAGTGGGAATAG
- a CDS encoding leucine-rich repeat domain-containing protein: protein MKERIELNPGWTREEVVAFTAHPELKIVQYSEHNIPDVNLMQILNEELFANRPDVTFRIYGFHSQSGNLSGLKYMNHVEKLVIDCNRHIHGIEGLGELLRLKEFAFDVFEAESLDVLTLVPNTLEQLRIGKTKTKKTNLSVLNRFTELKTLSVNGHTTNIETIGTLSSLRSLYVSGMPLKELGYLKDLTGLRELHLSFGGAENLDSLAGMDSLQLLKLLRVKGLSDLSVLPELKGLRLLGIEDQPHLTSLPSLENLTELQRVFLNNVNVENIDWAKTSKSLKELALLQMKHINAEDIESLIYHKSLERMIVHLKSAKQQKVPKQAIMAAGMWDESGWWYNDESLNI, encoded by the coding sequence ATGAAGGAAAGAATCGAACTCAACCCGGGATGGACTCGTGAGGAGGTTGTCGCATTTACGGCTCATCCTGAGCTAAAGATTGTTCAATACAGCGAGCACAATATCCCGGATGTGAACCTGATGCAGATATTGAATGAGGAGCTGTTTGCCAACAGACCCGATGTTACTTTTCGCATATATGGCTTTCATTCGCAATCTGGCAACTTGTCTGGTCTAAAATACATGAACCATGTAGAAAAGCTTGTGATTGATTGTAACAGACACATTCATGGGATTGAGGGCTTAGGTGAATTGCTAAGGTTAAAAGAGTTTGCTTTTGACGTATTTGAAGCGGAATCTCTTGATGTATTAACACTTGTACCTAACACTTTAGAGCAGCTCCGCATCGGCAAAACTAAAACAAAGAAAACCAATTTGTCCGTACTTAACCGCTTTACCGAGCTTAAAACGCTGAGTGTGAATGGTCATACAACTAACATCGAAACGATCGGAACATTGTCTTCACTCCGGTCCCTCTATGTTTCGGGAATGCCATTAAAGGAATTGGGATACTTAAAAGATTTAACGGGTTTGCGCGAACTTCATCTCAGTTTTGGTGGAGCAGAGAATCTGGATAGCCTTGCGGGCATGGATTCCTTGCAATTGTTGAAGCTCCTAAGGGTGAAAGGATTATCTGACCTATCCGTATTGCCTGAATTGAAGGGATTGCGCTTATTAGGGATAGAGGACCAGCCGCATCTAACGAGTCTGCCGTCTCTTGAAAATCTGACTGAATTACAGCGTGTTTTCCTGAACAATGTGAATGTGGAGAATATTGACTGGGCAAAGACTTCCAAAAGTCTGAAAGAGCTCGCTCTTCTGCAAATGAAGCATATTAATGCCGAGGATATCGAATCCCTGATTTATCATAAATCCTTGGAAAGAATGATCGTTCATTTGAAAAGTGCCAAACAGCAAAAAGTGCCGAAGCAGGCGATAATGGCAGCAGGCATGTGGGATGAGAGCGGATGGTGGTATAACGATGAATCTCTGAATATTTAA
- a CDS encoding NCS2 family permease, with translation MDRFFKLKENGTNVRTEIVAGLTTFMTMAYILFVNTLFLGSAGAGMSDNAVFFATAVGAGLMTIIMGLFVNIPIALAPGMGLNAYFMTVVLSSNGAISWQAALGAVFISGIVFIILTVTKIRQMLLVAVPDSLKMAITVGIGLFITIVGFKLASLVAVTVNVAPDADLSQPIPGSSFNLSLGNFITHHDALLALIGLLIIAVLMVMRVKGALLIGIIATTLIGIPMGVTNLSGLSGASWLPNFSDLAVGQLDLKGAISLGLFEIIFIFTFVELFDTFGTMVGTATRMGIMKDKKKGEKTIGKAMLVDAVGVSAGAALGTSTITAFVESASGVEAGGRTGLTSVTTGILFILALFIAPLALVVPSAATAPALIIVGVLMMNQVRSIEWDDFLQAFPAFLTIVLMPFTGGIANGISAGIVSYVILAVFSNLVTDRKVKIHWLMWILAIIVICRYVFIGGE, from the coding sequence ATGGATCGTTTCTTTAAATTAAAAGAAAACGGAACGAACGTTAGAACGGAGATTGTTGCGGGTCTTACTACCTTTATGACAATGGCGTACATTCTTTTCGTAAACACGTTGTTCTTGGGATCAGCCGGAGCCGGTATGTCGGACAATGCAGTATTTTTTGCAACAGCCGTGGGTGCTGGTCTGATGACCATCATTATGGGATTGTTCGTTAACATTCCGATCGCCCTTGCACCAGGTATGGGTTTGAACGCTTACTTCATGACCGTGGTTCTGAGTTCCAACGGTGCGATTTCCTGGCAGGCAGCTCTCGGAGCCGTATTTATCTCTGGTATCGTGTTTATTATTTTGACAGTAACCAAAATTCGTCAAATGCTGCTCGTTGCAGTTCCAGACTCATTAAAAATGGCAATCACCGTTGGTATTGGTCTCTTTATTACCATTGTAGGTTTCAAACTGGCTAGTCTGGTCGCTGTAACAGTCAATGTTGCACCTGATGCAGATCTGAGCCAACCGATTCCGGGCAGCAGTTTTAATCTGTCTTTGGGTAATTTCATCACTCATCATGATGCGTTACTGGCACTGATTGGACTACTCATTATTGCTGTACTGATGGTTATGCGCGTCAAAGGTGCATTGCTAATCGGTATCATTGCTACAACGTTGATTGGTATCCCCATGGGCGTTACGAATCTCAGCGGATTGTCTGGTGCAAGCTGGTTGCCTAACTTCAGTGATTTGGCGGTTGGACAACTGGACTTGAAAGGTGCAATTAGCCTTGGATTGTTTGAAATCATCTTCATCTTCACCTTTGTAGAGCTGTTTGACACATTTGGAACAATGGTGGGTACAGCAACACGAATGGGGATTATGAAGGACAAGAAGAAAGGCGAGAAAACAATTGGTAAAGCAATGCTCGTGGATGCAGTGGGTGTAAGTGCAGGGGCTGCACTGGGTACAAGTACAATTACCGCATTCGTTGAAAGTGCCTCAGGCGTCGAAGCTGGTGGACGTACAGGTCTGACCTCTGTAACGACAGGTATCCTATTCATCCTGGCTTTGTTTATTGCTCCACTTGCATTGGTTGTTCCGTCCGCTGCAACAGCTCCGGCGTTGATCATCGTGGGTGTCTTGATGATGAATCAGGTTCGTAGCATTGAGTGGGATGACTTCCTGCAAGCTTTCCCGGCGTTTCTTACCATCGTATTGATGCCTTTCACTGGAGGAATTGCAAACGGGATTTCCGCAGGGATTGTCTCCTATGTAATCCTGGCCGTATTCAGTAACCTGGTTACGGATCGCAAAGTGAAGATACACTGGCTTATGTGGATATTGGCTATCATTGTTATATGTCGGTATGTATTTATAGGTGGGGAATAA
- a CDS encoding NADPH-dependent FMN reductase, with protein MKNEFNILVISGSLRNQSSNTLLMHAMIKLAPPNLKFGVYGGLNDLPHFNPDLDVEEGPESVQNLRAQLKHSDGVLICTPEYGNGVPGVLKNALDWIVSSGEWLNKPTVAIAASPSPMGGDKAHASLLLTLNMINAQVLHEASLTIPHITLKMNKQGVIIDSETHYALENSLLSLGDACNQMIK; from the coding sequence ATGAAAAATGAATTTAATATCCTTGTGATTTCCGGAAGCCTGCGCAATCAGTCCTCCAATACGTTACTAATGCATGCCATGATTAAGCTAGCTCCTCCTAACCTTAAGTTTGGAGTATATGGTGGATTAAATGATCTACCGCATTTTAACCCTGACCTCGATGTCGAGGAAGGTCCTGAGTCCGTGCAGAATTTGAGAGCCCAACTGAAGCATTCGGATGGAGTCCTCATCTGCACGCCCGAGTATGGAAACGGAGTTCCTGGGGTCTTAAAAAACGCATTAGATTGGATTGTATCTTCAGGAGAATGGCTCAATAAACCCACCGTTGCCATCGCTGCTTCTCCCAGCCCCATGGGCGGTGACAAAGCCCATGCTTCACTATTGCTGACGTTAAACATGATTAATGCTCAAGTCTTACATGAGGCCTCTCTAACCATTCCTCATATTACATTGAAGATGAATAAACAAGGAGTCATCATTGATTCAGAGACCCATTATGCATTGGAGAACTCCCTTTTAAGCCTAGGGGATGCATGCAACCAAATGATTAAATAG
- a CDS encoding ketoacyl-ACP synthase III, with translation MNQSMSTITAMGTYVPDRILSNADLEKLVETSDEWIVQRTGMRERRIAADDQFVSDLATKAVEDMVRRYNVSVEDVDMILVATSTPEYSFPSTASRVQANLKIPHTGVLDLNAACAGFTYGLQLADSLVTSGMYHKVLVIGAETLSKITDYTDRTTCVLFGDGAGAFLVERAAGKGDFMAAISGTSGEGGIHLYKTGLSSEMNGAPLQGEGCLVQNGREIYKWAVRTIPEQLSGLIAKADMKPEQIDWFVPHSANLRMIEAVCERGPIPLERTLTSVEYRGNTSAASIPLALQLAVDAGKLKNGHQIALFGFGGGLTYAGLVLRWSVPDSPVK, from the coding sequence ATGAATCAATCAATGTCAACCATTACCGCAATGGGTACGTATGTACCGGATCGAATATTAAGTAATGCTGATTTGGAGAAGCTCGTCGAGACGAGTGATGAATGGATTGTACAGCGAACAGGGATGAGAGAACGGCGCATTGCAGCTGATGATCAATTTGTATCTGACCTGGCCACCAAGGCTGTAGAAGATATGGTGCGTCGTTATAATGTTAGCGTAGAAGATGTGGATATGATTTTGGTCGCTACCAGCACACCTGAGTATTCGTTTCCCAGCACAGCATCCCGAGTACAGGCGAATCTCAAGATTCCACATACAGGAGTGCTTGATTTGAATGCGGCATGTGCGGGGTTTACGTATGGATTGCAGCTGGCGGACAGTCTGGTAACCAGTGGCATGTATCATAAAGTGTTGGTTATTGGAGCAGAGACGTTGTCCAAGATTACCGATTATACAGATCGTACAACATGTGTATTATTCGGCGACGGGGCAGGAGCCTTTTTGGTAGAAAGAGCTGCTGGAAAAGGTGACTTTATGGCAGCCATCTCAGGTACGAGTGGAGAAGGCGGTATTCATCTCTATAAGACGGGTCTTTCTTCTGAGATGAATGGTGCACCTCTGCAGGGTGAGGGATGCCTTGTCCAGAATGGCAGAGAGATCTATAAGTGGGCAGTACGCACGATTCCAGAACAATTGAGTGGGCTTATTGCCAAAGCAGACATGAAACCGGAGCAGATCGATTGGTTTGTCCCACATAGCGCGAATCTAAGAATGATTGAAGCGGTTTGTGAACGCGGTCCTATTCCATTGGAACGTACTTTAACAAGTGTGGAGTACCGAGGCAATACCTCCGCGGCTTCCATTCCTCTTGCTCTACAGCTTGCAGTAGACGCAGGGAAATTAAAGAATGGGCATCAAATAGCCCTTTTTGGTTTTGGAGGCGGCCTGACCTACGCAGGTCTTGTGCTTAGATGGAGTGTACCGGACAGTCCTGTAAAATAA
- a CDS encoding ABC transporter ATP-binding protein: MGETLLAISQLNKKFDTTGGSVQALYNVDLHVKEGEFITIIGPSGCGKSTLLRIVAGLDRGYTGSVSLNGNEIKGPGIDKGFIFQEHRLFPWLTVEKNIASDLPLGKPEVRRKVNELIELVKLQGFEQAYPRELSGGMAQRVAIARALLRSPQILLLDEPFGALDAFTRAHMQAVLLDIWRTNKTTMIFVTHDIDEAVFLGERVVILEPRPGQIRKIVPIDLPYPRKKASNSFQEVRLKVLSEFEKLEEFELKDGAGI; the protein is encoded by the coding sequence ATGGGTGAGACGTTATTGGCTATATCTCAACTAAACAAAAAGTTTGATACTACAGGAGGATCGGTCCAGGCTTTGTATAATGTGGATTTGCATGTGAAAGAAGGGGAGTTCATAACGATTATAGGGCCAAGTGGCTGTGGAAAAAGCACCTTGTTGCGTATCGTAGCGGGACTGGATCGCGGTTATACGGGTAGCGTATCGCTGAATGGGAACGAAATTAAAGGACCAGGGATCGATAAGGGCTTTATTTTTCAGGAGCACCGACTCTTTCCCTGGCTCACTGTAGAGAAGAACATCGCTTCTGATCTGCCGCTCGGTAAACCGGAAGTCAGACGGAAGGTGAATGAACTAATTGAACTGGTGAAATTGCAAGGATTTGAACAAGCCTATCCGCGTGAGTTGTCGGGTGGTATGGCCCAGCGTGTCGCCATTGCGCGAGCGCTGCTCCGAAGTCCCCAAATTTTACTGCTTGATGAACCGTTTGGTGCGCTAGATGCATTCACTCGGGCTCATATGCAGGCGGTACTACTAGATATTTGGCGCACAAACAAGACAACGATGATTTTTGTAACCCATGATATTGATGAGGCAGTTTTTCTGGGTGAGCGTGTGGTCATTTTGGAACCCCGCCCGGGACAAATTCGAAAAATCGTACCTATTGATCTCCCTTATCCTCGAAAGAAAGCGTCGAATTCATTTCAAGAAGTTCGGTTAAAGGTATTAAGTGAGTTTGAGAAATTGGAAGAGTTTGAACTTAAGGATGGGGCCGGGATATAA
- a CDS encoding ABC transporter permease yields MSEQAATLKATDKKNGKAVKFALGLILPGIVLMLWQTLGHYEIISEMLFPTPYTIAVALVTLVVSGDLWANLQISAMRAFAGFFLGGGLGLFFGILVGLFRKSEKLLDPTLQMIRMIPSLAVVPLFILWFGIGEESKVLLIAKAAFFPLYIQTFMGIRGVDNKLFEVTRVLGYSRIKQVTRLVLPAAVPNVILGVRLSLGLSWLALVVAEMIASSSGIGYMMSDARQFADTPVVFVGIFIFAAAGLLSDTLVRLLEQRLLQWKDSISG; encoded by the coding sequence ATGTCAGAACAGGCGGCAACGCTCAAAGCGACCGATAAAAAAAACGGCAAAGCAGTAAAATTTGCATTAGGTCTTATTTTGCCGGGTATTGTGCTTATGCTGTGGCAGACTTTGGGGCATTACGAAATCATTTCGGAAATGCTGTTCCCGACCCCTTATACCATCGCAGTGGCTTTGGTGACTCTAGTTGTTTCGGGAGATTTGTGGGCTAATCTGCAAATTAGCGCTATGAGAGCATTTGCGGGATTCTTTCTTGGCGGAGGTCTTGGCCTCTTCTTCGGTATTCTGGTAGGTTTGTTTCGCAAATCAGAAAAACTGTTGGACCCTACTTTGCAAATGATTCGTATGATTCCAAGCCTTGCGGTTGTACCTTTATTCATTCTCTGGTTTGGTATAGGCGAGGAATCAAAGGTGCTGTTGATAGCAAAGGCTGCATTCTTTCCTTTATATATTCAAACTTTTATGGGCATACGTGGGGTGGACAATAAGCTGTTTGAGGTGACACGAGTGCTGGGTTACAGCCGGATCAAGCAAGTTACCCGCCTTGTGCTTCCGGCGGCTGTGCCAAACGTTATACTTGGCGTGCGATTGTCACTTGGGCTTTCTTGGCTGGCACTGGTCGTGGCAGAGATGATTGCTTCCAGCTCAGGCATCGGTTATATGATGTCGGATGCTCGGCAGTTCGCAGATACACCTGTCGTGTTCGTGGGAATATTCATTTTTGCTGCAGCAGGGTTGTTAAGCGATACATTGGTTCGACTGCTGGAACAGCGATTATTGCAATGGAAGGACAGCATTTCAGGTTAA